One Sporosarcina sp. ANT_H38 genomic window, AATGTATGCGATCTACTTACAATATGTACTTATTCCAACTTCAACTCTGTAATAGATAGAGCCAGCTGGACAACTTCCTCAATCGTTTCCACTTTTACTGTAATCGTCTTCCACCACACTTCAATTCGAACTCCCGTTTCACTCTAGCATATTCATCTTATCACATTTTTCACCATTTTCTATTACTATACTTAGTATTTCGATATTCACTTGCTGTAAATAGGCAAAAAAATAGAGCCAGTTCACTTTTCAGTGAATCGGCTCTATTTATTAGTTACATTGCAGCTTCAATTTCTTTGATCATTTCTTTCATAGATAGAAGCCCGCCGCCTGAAAGATACCAGTAATCAGGATCTAGGTAAAAGATTTTACCGTTTTTATAAGCGTTTGTTTTCATAACAAGTTCGTTTTCAATTGAATCTTTCGCACTTGCATCACCACCAACCGCTGCATCACGGTCTATAACGAATAGTGTATCCGGGTTTGTTTCAAGGATATATTCGAATGTGATACTTTGACCATGCGTTGAAACTTCAAGATTTTCATCAGCAGCTTTAAAGCCAAATACATCATGGATGATACCGAAACGTGAATTCAATCCATATGCAGACACTTTTCCTTCGTTTCCAAGAACAATCAATGCTTTGTCATCATTGCTAGCTGTTTTTTCAGTAATAGCAGCAATTTTCGAATCGATATCAGCAAGTTCTGCTTTCATTTCATCTTCTTTACCGAATATTTCTGCAACCATGTTCATATTACCTGTAAATGACTCCATGTATTTTGTTGTATCCACTCCAACATAGATCGTTGGTGCAATTTCACTTAATTCTTTATACATTGAAGATTGACGACCCGAGATGAAGATAACATCCGGCTTCATTGCATGAATCGCTTCAAAATCAGGCTCTTTTAGACTTCCCAGGTTCGCATACTTTTCGTCCTCATATTTTGACAAATATGAAGGGATATTCGATTGTGGAAGACCCGCTACTTCAATACCAAGTTCATCCAACGTGTCAAGCATACCAAAGTCGAATACAACGACTTTCTCAGGGTTTTTCGTAATTGTTGTTTCACCTAGTTCGTGCTTAATTGTAATTTCTTCTGATTCTACAGTTTCTGCTTCTTTATCGCTGCCAGTCGTTTTCTCAGTAGTTTTTTCATCATTTGTTCCGCAAGCTACTAGTAGAGCCATTAACGCAAACATCATCAATGTGATTAACATTTTCTTCATCATAATCATCCTTTTCGATTTAATATAATTTCAAGCTTTTCCTATTAAGAGTTGAAGTACACACATATGCGGCAATCCGCCATTTGTTTAATGGGAATATCCATGTCATAGATATCTTTTAATGCATCAGAAGTAATAATTTCTTCGGTCGGGCCATCTTTGACGACACGGCCTTCTTTCAACGCAACAATGCGGTCCGAATAAACGGATGCAAAGTTAATATCATGTAGAACGATGACAACTGTTTTACCAAGATCGTCAACGAGCCTTCTCAATATCTTCATGATTTGGACCGAGTGTTTCATATCCAGACTATTAAGCGGCTCATCTAGCAGAATATAATCCGTATCCTGCGCGATAACCATTGCGATGAACGCACGCTGACGCTGACCTCCCGATAATTCATCAAGATAGTCATGCTGCATACCCATTAGATCCATATACTCCATTGCCTGGTCAACAAATCCTACATCTTCCGCAGACAGTCTTCCTCTCGAATGTGGGAAGCGACCGAATGACACAAGTTCACGGATTGTCAGACGGACATTCATAAAGTTCGATTGTTTCAGAATGGATACCCTTTTGGAAAACTCATTGGATTTCATCTTTTTAACATCATCTTTATCAACCAGCACTTCACCCGTATCTGCATCCAACAGACGACTTACCATTGAAAGGAGCGTTGATTTACCCGCACCATTTGGCCCGATGAAAGATGTAATCTTACCGCGGTGGATATTAACATTGACTTTTTCAACGACCGCTTTTTTACCATAAAACTTTGAAAGTTCACGGACTTGGATCATTTAGCTCGACTCTCCTTTAATAGTAAGTAGATGAAGTAAACGCCACCGATGAAGTTAATAATGACGCTAAGTGTCGTCGAAAACGTGAAGACTCGCTCGACAACCCATTGTCCACCAACAAGGGCGATAATACTCATGATAGACGCACCCGCAATTAAGACGGTATGCTTATATGTTTTGAAAAACTGATAGGACAAATTCGCGACGATCAACCCGAAAAAGGTGATTGGACCAACAAGTGCAGTCGATACAGCGATTAATACAGCTGATAGAACCAGCATCGTTTTAACGACTTTATCGTAGGACACGCCCAAGTTAATGGCAGTATCTCTACCTAGCGACAGCACATCGAGTTCGTTAAAATATTTCCAACCAACGATAAGGCAAATCGCAACAATTCCAAATGCCAACCAGACGAGTTCTCCGCTGACATTATTGAAACTTGCAAACATCTTATCTTGTACATTCATGAATTCATTTGGATCAATGAGTACTTGCAGAAATGTTGAGATACTTCCAAAAAATGTCCCTACAATGATTCCTACAAGAAGCAAGAAGTAAATCGGCTGTTTGCCTCCGCGGAATAAAAACTTGTAGAGAATCAGCGCAAATATGACCATTGAAGCAACCGATAGCATGAAATTCACATGTTTATTGACAATAGCCATATGTCCTGAACCGAGGAAAAAAATAAGAGCGGTCTGCAACAATAAGTACAGTGAATCCAATCCCATAATGCTCGGTGTCAAAATACGGTTATGTGTAATTGTTTGGAAAATAACTGTCGAATACGCGATTGCGACCCCCGTAATGGCCATCGCCAGTACTTTGATGCCCCGGCGCGGTAATGCGTAGTCGAAACTTCCGTTTAATCCTTGGAAAAGATACAGAATACAGAAGAAAGCGGCAAATACAGTTAGAATGATAAGTTTAGTTGAATTACGCATAAGCCTTCCTCCTAAACAATAAGAAGAGGAATATTCCGCTGCCAATAACGCCTACCATCAAACTGATTGAAATCTCATACGGATAGATCAGCACTCTACCTAAAATGTCACAGATAAGCAGGAATATCGCGCCTAGCAGGGCTGTATGAGGCAATGTCTTCTGTAAATGATCTCCTTTAAAGATAGAAACGATATTTGGAATGATCAATCCAAGGAAGGGAATCATTCCAACCGTCAAGACGACAGTCGTGGTAATAAGCGCAACAAGGACAAGTCCGATATTGACGATTCGCCTATAAGCAAGACCGAGGTTTTTCGAAAAATCCTCACCCATTCCCGCAACCGTAAAACGGTTTGCATACAAATAAGTGATGATTAGCACGGGAATGCTTATGTATAGAAGTTCATAACGCCCTTTCATAATCATCGAAAAATCGCCTTGTAACCATGCCGACATATTTTGGATAACGTTCGCTTTGTAAGCAAAAAACGTTGTAATTGAAGACAAAATATTGCCGAACATAAGCCCGACGAGTGGAATGAAAATCGCATCCTTGAATTTAATACGGTCAAGAATTTGCATAAACAGTAGCGTGCCGGCAAGCGCGAATACAAATGCGACAATCATCTTTTCAATCGTTGATGCGTTTGTGAAAAACAGCATCGATACAAGAATCCCGAGCCGTGTCGCATCCAAAGTACCTGCTGTCGTTGGCGAAACAAATTTATTCCTGCTCAGCTGCTGCATAATGAGACCTGCGATACTCATCCCTGCTCCTGCAAGGAGAATTGCGACGAGTCGCGGCAGACGGCTAATTAGGAAAATCTCGGTTTCTTCCGACTTAAAATCAAGCAGAGCCATTGGTGTGATATGACTCACTCCCACAAATAACGATAGGAATGAGAGACTGATGAGTGCGATGATTAAGTAACGTATCTTCATGAAGAAGCCTCGATATCGATTATTTGCATCTAATTGAGAATTCGTTAATGAAAAAGATTATCAATTAGCTGCAAGTCCAATTATAGCATGCTAGAATTAACTGTCAAACAATAACTGAAAAGTATTATCAATGAGAATTTAAGACGCTAGTAATAGAATCCCACTTATCGACGCGATTTCTGTACGTTGTAAATCGTCCATATTTCAAGAATTTTTATTTCCAAAGCATAAAAAAAGACGCCGGTAATAGATACCTGACGCCGGTTCTTTCACTGACCCATTGATTCGTTAATATCGACAGCGTTGTCTAGTATTTCTTGTGGGACTTCAATTTTGTCAATTTCGTTAATTTTGCTGATATTAGCATTTACTTTTTGATCAATATGCATTTCTTCGCCTTCGACTTTCATTGTCATATCCATCCTCATATTGAATGCATTCGTGTAGAACGTCTTTTTGTCAATGAAGATTTCATATTCGAGTAATTTCACTTCCATATTTTTCATCACTTCCGCCTGTTCTTCATTCATTTCTACTCCGGCAGGCATATTTTCTGTAGCTACTTTTTTGAACAGCTCACTGAATTTATCACCTGATGCGGAAAGTTTGAGGATGTAGGCATCTTCTGTTTGTTCAAACTTAAAGTCATCTGCAAACTCCTTGAACATGTTCATGTCAAGTGTCGGATTTGCTCCTCCTCCCATTTGACCAATCATTGTCTCGTACATTTCATTTGGAAGCTTAATCCATTCTCCCGACTCAGGTTCATTCACAAAGAATCCTGTATCTGTCATATAGATTTCCATGTTCATCTTGCCTTGCTCACCCATATCTATGTTCATCTTCTGATATATTGAAAGTGGTTCCATAACCATATCCATGTCCATTTTTATCGTGTTGTTCATTTCAAACTCTTGACTTGGTACTTTAATATGCTGATCGATATCCATTTTTGCGTTCATACTCGTTTGTTCTTCAGAAACAGCCATCGCCTTCTCGTAAACTTCCTGCGCTGTCATCTTGCTCTTATTTTCGATTTCTACTTTTTTTCCCGTGTCCGGATCGGTTTTCGTCTCCGCCGTTGTATTGCAAGCACCAAGTCCGAGGACAAGAATTCCAGTTGCTATACCCTTCATCCAATTCTTCATATCATTCGCTTCCTTCCATTTGCTAATTTTATCTACATATAGTCATACGACTCAAAATATAAATAGTTTCATCTTTTAGATAAATTTAATAATTACACTTACTTTTCATATAAACCAACAGAAGCGCAAGTCAGTTATTTCGGTTCCAGAAATTAATTATCGTTTTCTACCTTCATATCCGCTATACTAGCAATTATTAGGCTAGAGGAGAGGAGATAAAATCAAATGCTAAAACAATTTTTTTCTTATTATAAACCGCATAGACGGCTATTCATCATCGACTTTTCGAGTGCCATTTTTGTGGCTTTACTCGACCTTGCATTCCCACTCGCGGTCCAATGGTTCATAGACGATTTGCTACCTAAGGGGAATTGGGAACAAATCACTACAATAAGTATTCTATTATTACTCATCTATTTACTAAGTACGTTCCTTCAATACATCGTAAGTTATCTCGGTCACAAACTCGGCATCAATATTGAAACCGATATGCGCCAGCAGTTATTCAACCATGTACAACGGCAATCCTTTCGATTTTTCGATAATACAAAGACGGGCCATATTATGAGTCGGATTACTAATGATCTTTTCGACATCGGGGAACTTGCCCATCATGGACCCGAGGATGTCTTCATAGCGGTCATGACGCTTATTGGTGCGTTTGCCATTATGTACAGCATCAATCCTGAACTCGCACTGATCGCAATTATTATGGTTCCGTTTCTTATTATCCTTGTCACATTCTGTAACATCAAAATGAATGCAGCGTGGCAAAATATGTACGGTAAAATCGCGGACGTCAACGCACGTGTCGAAGATTCCGTGTCAGGTTCACGCGTCGTCAAATCTTTCACAAATGAAGATTTCGAAATCGCACGTTTCCGCATAGACAACGGGAATTTCAGAACAGCCAAACTCGTCGCCTATAATGTAATGGCGTGGACCCATTCCAGCATGTTCATGATGACCCGACTTGTCACGCTTATCGTACTTGTTGTTGGAGCCTGGTTCACACTTAACAATAAATTGTCGAGTGGCGAACTCGTTGCCTTCGTACTTTTCGTCAATGTGCTCATCAAACCTGTCGATAAAATCAGTGCGTTGTTAGAACTGTATCCAAAAGGCATGGCAGGTTTTCGTAGGTTCCGTGAATTGATTGAACAGGAGCCTGAAATTAAAGATTGTCTCGATGCGGTCGTTGTTTCTCATTTGAATGGGGATATTGTCTTCGATGATGTCGATTTCCACTATGACGATAACAAAACAGTACTAGAAGGTATTAATATGAACATCCATGCCGGTGAGACGGTAGCATTCGTCGGTCCTTCCGGTGCTGGTAAAACAACGATTTGCTCGTTAATTCCGCGTTTTTACGATGTCAGTGAAGGTGCTATTTCTATTGACGGCATCGATATCCGCAACATGACGCAGCACTCCTTGCGTTCACAAATCGGTATCGTTCAACAAGACGTCTTTTTATTCACCGGGACCATCAAAGAAAATATCGGCTATGGAAAATTGGATGCGACGGATGAAGAGATTATTGCTGCAGCGAAAAAAGCGCATCTAGAAGACTTCATCGCTTCACTTCCTTATGGCTATGAGACACAGATTGGAGAACGCGGCTTAAAATTATCAGGCGGTCAGAAACAGCGTCTTGCCATTGCCCGCATGTTCTTGAAAAACCCACCCATTTTAATTTTAGATGAAGCGACATCTGCTCTCGATACTGAGACGGAACGGATCATTCAACAGTCGCTCGCTGAACTTGCTGAAAATCGTACAACTCTTGTGATCGCGCACCGATTAGCAACAATACGTGATGCTGACCGTGTTATCGTCGTCACAGAAGATGGAATAGCAGAAGACGGTAAGTATGATGAACTCGTGAGGAAAGGCGGAATTTTTGCCCGCCTGCACAATAATCAGTTTCAAGAGGTTTAACTTTTGAGTAAACGGGCATACTAGAACTATTCCACCCCCTTTCTCTTAGATAGAAAAAACAGCATTACATGACCTCCCTAGTCATGTAGTGCTGTTTTTTTGTTTTTTAAAAGATAAGAAAGTATAATTTTTCAGTCTTTAGCAGTGCCTAGCTCCATGGCTTTTCTTAATGGCTTACGATGAACTCTTCAACCTTGGCCCGCCCTGAAATGTCCAGTTCAACGGTCATTAGCGTTCCCTCTTCCTCGTACTCCGTACTTTTCACGTTCGCTTTGTCGTTCAAATAGGACACGATATCACCACGGTCAAACGGAATGAGCAGCTTGCACGTACTATACTGTTCAAAAATCTTTTTCTTAATCAGCTCAATAAGTTCATCCAGTCCTTTTCCTTCACGTGCCGAAATCCATACACTGTCATCGCTTACTACAGGATAGGGAATACCCGCAAGATCCGCTTTATTGTAAATATCAAGCGTTGCTACATTCTCTACTCCAACAGCCTGCAAGGTGTCATTTGTTACTTCCATCATATAGCCGTGCTCTGAATTCGACACATCCACTACATGTAACAGGAGATCCGCGTCACGAGCCTCTTCCAATGTTGAACGGAATGCTTTTACAAGATGGTGTGGAAGCCTCGAAACAAAACCAACCGTATCCGTTAATATGAACTCCTTGTTATCCTCGAGCTTTACTTTTCGAATTGACGTATCGAGTGTTGCGAATAACATATCCTCTTCGAATACTTGCTTCGCATTATCCAAGTCCATTTTCTGCAATAATTTATTCATAAGCGTTGACTTGCCTGCATTTGTATAACCAACAATTGACACAACAGGTGTACCACTTTTTTTACGCTGTTTACGCTGTGTCTCACGCTGATCCTTTACATGATTCAAGTCGCGGCCAAGTTTCGAAATTTGATCTTCAATTTTCCGACGATCGAGCTCTAGCTTCGTTTCTCCGGCCCCCTTGTTTTGGAGACCACCACCTGTTCCGCCGCCTTGCCTGCCAAGGGATGCACGTAAACCGACAAGTCTAGGCAACATATATTGCAATTGAGCAAGCTCCACTTGCATCCGCGATTCACTCGTTCTTGCGCGCCTTACGAAAATATCAAGTATAAGCATCGTCCTATCGATGATTTTACAGTTCAATTCCCGCTCCAGATTACGAATTTGAGATGGCGACAGTTCATCATTGAAGATGACGAGGTTAGCATCCAATTCTTCATAAAAAAGCTTAATTTCTTCCATTTTTCCTTTCCCAACATATGTAGATGGGTTGCGTTTTTCCATGTTTTGCGTCACTTCTCCGACGACCTCGACATCTATTGCTTTGGCAAGGTTTTTCAACTCTTCCATTGCATATTCAAAATGCTGATCCTTTTGCTCATGGACCCCCACAACTACTGCGCGTTCAACTAAAACTTCCATAAACTACCCCTTCCAGACCCGCTATAAGTATATTCAGTCTACCATATTTGGCTAAACCAAATGCCAACGGACGAATTATATAGCTGATTCAAGAGCTATACTTGATAAAATCGCACCGTTAATCAGTTTGCCCAATCACAACATCAGTCAATCGGTCATTCTCGCCATTATGTGAAACAAATTTCAGCACTACATTCGGCAAGACGATGTTATTAGCATCGCCAACTTTCTGCGACAATAAAATCGCCCAGTCTGCTGTTGCTCTTAATGGATCATCCACACTAAAAGTACACTCCGTAATTTCCAACTGCTCATTGTCCGAGGTAAGCGTTCCATCAACACGTAACTTCGTAAACCGTGTTTCTTCTGGCTCTTCCCACTCGATGAAAAACGGATAGGGCAATTCATTCGAAACGGGTTGATCGACAAACAACATTTTCCACTTTCGTAATTGCCCATCAGCCGTTCTTCTCCCGGCATCGAGCACACCCGAAGTATGGAATCCTTTAATCTCTATTTCTTCATTAAATTTTTCAATACCGTCAACAGACAGACAAATCGTCCCCCAACCATCGCCTTGTTCAATATCATGCAGCAATAGCTTTGTCAGTGGATGATCCACTTGTTGTGCAATCTCCATTTTCTCCACTGACAACCATTCAATATAAGCATTTTTCGTATAGAGTAGCGCATTATGCGTCCCCCATTTTTCATGGCGACCACCTACTACAGCGTGACGTCCGCTCATTTGTTGTTCCGCCGCGATGTTCACTGGTTCTGTATTCGTGAAATAGACAACATGATCAAGTTTCATCTCAAAAACCTCACCTTCATAGTTTTAACTAAACGAAAAGCCTGCAGTAGTAGAAACCGCAGGCCTTCAAATTACTTATCTTCATTAAGGATTTTAATTGCTGCTGAGAATTCTTTATCTATCTCAGCATTTGGTTTATATGTGATATTACTTACGACAACTGTAGCTATCAGACCGAGGACGAATCCAGGTACGATTTCATAAAGGGTATCCGATAAGATATCGACATTCCCCCAAATCATAACAGTAATTGCTCCAACAATCATTCCCCATAATGCGCCTTTTGTTGTAAGTTTGCGCCAGTAAAGGGATAGCAGGATAATTGGACCAAATGCAGAACCAAATCCAGCCCATGCAAACGATACGATTTTCAAAATGGATTCATTGTTCGGCCATGCAAGTATCATAGCTATTATTGAAACTACAAGGACAGCCATTCTGCCTAAAAATACATAATGCTTATCCGTTGCTTCTTTTTTCATAAACGTTTTGTACAGGTCTTCCACAAGTGCAGAAGACGATACAATCAGCTGTGAAGAGATTGTACTCATAACAGCAGCAAGAACAGCAGCAAGCATGATTCCTGCGATAAATGGATGGAAGAAAATTTGTCCAAGGACAATAAATACCGTTTCATTATCCACCAGTTTTTCACCAGGGTTCTGTTGGTAATAAGCAATCCCGATAAGTGCTGTCGCAACAGCACCGAATAAACTCAAGAACATCCAACTAATTCCGATGCGACGTGCTTTTTTCGCTTCTTTGTGCGAGCTAAGCGCCATAAAACGGACGATGATATGTGGTTGACCGAAATAACCCAGTCCCCACGCGACCGCGGACAAAACACCTAGGAATGTTGCGCCCGATACGAAGTTCAGCAATTGTGGATCCACAGCACGGATACTTACCGTAGTCTCTGTTATACCACCCGTGATGAAGATACCAACAATTGGCACAAGAAGGAGGGCAAAGAACATGACGATACCTTGGACAACATCCGTATAACTGACCGCCAAAAAACCTCCGAATAATGTATAGAAAATAACAACAGCCGAAACAATCAATAAACCTGTGTGATACTCTAATCCGAATGAGCTAAGGAAGAACTTCCCGCCCGCAACCATTCCTGAAGACACATAAAATGTGAAGAATATCAGAATAATGACACCTGAAGCAATTCGCAAGAGACGCGATTTATCTTTCAGACGACTTTCCAAGTAACTTGGAATTGTAATGGAGTCACTTGACACTTGTGTATATACGCGAAGACGCGGTGCAACATACACCCAGTTCAAGTATGCTCCAATTGTCAAACCGACTGCAATCCATGCTTCAACTAATCCGTTGAGATAGATTGCACCTGGCAGACCCATAAGCAACCAGCCCGACATATCAGCAGCACCAGCACTGAGAGCGGTTACAGCCGGTCCAAGCGAACGTCCACCTAACATGTAATCCGTAAGATTGGATGTTTGTTTAAATGCATACCACCCAATGAAAATCATCGCTGACATGTATATAATAATCGCAATTAACTGAAACCCTTCATTTGACATAACGAGTCCCCCTTTTTTTAGATTGCCTTTATCATATCACTTTTTTATATATAAAAAATTATTATTTTAATTAATTTAATAATCACTTTACCCAGAACAGACAGAATACGACGAAATCAGTTCATTCTCCTTACATTCCCCGGGAAATAATGTATATTCGACAACATATTTTTATAACTTGTGAAAACAAGCGTATTCCCTCACATTTAGAGGAATACGCTCATTTTCATTGAAATGACTTTTCTAAAGACATTTCACGCAGTTTGAACTTTTGAATTTTCCCTGAAGCAGTCATTGGATATTCCTCTATAAATTCAATGTACTTTGGTATCTTATGGTGTGAAATACTTCCCTTACAAAATTCGCGTACTGATTCTCTATCTAAATGCACGTCTATTTTCGGAATGATCCACGCCATCAGCTCCTCACCGTATTTCGCATCTGGTACACCTACAACTTGTACGTCTGCAATTTCCGGATGCGTATAAAGGAATTCCTCAACCTCTTTTGGGTAAATATTTTCCCCTCCACGGATGACCATGTCTTTGATACGCCCCGTAATATCGATGTAGCCATCCGTATCCATTACCGCAATGTCGCCAGTATGAAGCCATCCTTGCGCGTCTATTGCCTCTCGTGTCGCTTCCGGATTGTTGTAATACCCTTTCATTATGTTATAACCACGCGTGCAAAGTTCCCCTGGCACACCGACAGGCATTTCTTGACCTGTCACAGGGTCAATAATTTTGACTTCAACGTTCGGATGCGGTTTGCCGACTGTTGAAACACGCTTTAGGATTGGATCATCTGTTTTCGTCTGCGTAATGACAGGAGATGCTTCTGTCTGGCCGTAACAAATGGTGATTTCACTGGCTCCCATATCCTCAATGACTCGCTTCATCACTTCGATTGGGCAGACAGAGCCTGCCATAATACCGGTGCGAAGTGTGGACGTGTCATATTTCTTGAAATCAGGATGGTTTAGCTCTGCAATGAACATCGTCGGTACCCCGTGTAGCGCTGTGCATTTCTCATCTTGTACGGCTTGAAGTACACGTAATGGATCGAACTGTTCGAGTAAAATCATTGCAGAACCGTGTGTAACCGCCGCAAGTGTTCCTAGTACACAACCAAAACAATGGAAAAATGGGACAGGAATACAAACGCGATCCTGCTCTGTCAGTTTCATATAATCTCCAATTTGTTTACCATTGTTGACGACGTTATTATGTGTTAGCATGACCCCTTTAGGAAAGCCAGTGGTGCCTGAAGTGTATTGAATATTAATAACATCATCGGGATCAAGCGATTGAAATTGTTCTTCCAATTGCTCATTCGTTACCTTATCAGCTTGCGCCA contains:
- a CDS encoding AMP-binding protein translates to MTLLRKTVGEIIREQAELYPAQEAYVYPEHGIRKTYKEFDEETDELAKAFIGMGIEKGENVAIWSDNKREWLLSQYATGKIGAVLVTVNTNYQATELEYLMKQSDATTLILDENFKGTSYIDIIRMVCPELTTGVKGSISSGKLPHFKRIILMTEREEQGMYKWSELMAQADKVTNEQLEEQFQSLDPDDVINIQYTSGTTGFPKGVMLTHNNVVNNGKQIGDYMKLTEQDRVCIPVPFFHCFGCVLGTLAAVTHGSAMILLEQFDPLRVLQAVQDEKCTALHGVPTMFIAELNHPDFKKYDTSTLRTGIMAGSVCPIEVMKRVIEDMGASEITICYGQTEASPVITQTKTDDPILKRVSTVGKPHPNVEVKIIDPVTGQEMPVGVPGELCTRGYNIMKGYYNNPEATREAIDAQGWLHTGDIAVMDTDGYIDITGRIKDMVIRGGENIYPKEVEEFLYTHPEIADVQVVGVPDAKYGEELMAWIIPKIDVHLDRESVREFCKGSISHHKIPKYIEFIEEYPMTASGKIQKFKLREMSLEKSFQ